Proteins found in one Haloferax litoreum genomic segment:
- a CDS encoding methyl-accepting chemotaxis protein has translation MGLLSRIAALVPGARARARADGGVQTDERSTVTAAAQELRLDGLLDGVGTPVFVLDADHRVIAWNAPITELTGASADEALGSEHVSEMFYPDGRRAKTLADKVLEAPQNADEEFGLSFADRSELLYHDTSTMVDHHGDERHISFTAKPLFEGDELVGVVETVHDRTDVVNRGKASLALVEEVSETMQHITDGNLAARATFTDEKGALDEEVLLVVENLNQMAARFERLANEVDGTTADLGSAIQNAARAATDIESQVTEQADLLAKGSEEMQDLSASMEEIAATSDEVASAADQARAAAENGREAGQSIRTATDQVIEISDELLDSVMELQQRMGAIEEVVEVIAEVADRTNLLALNANIEAARAGEAGEGFSVVANEVKQLANQTHEHTEEIADSIDEIQEQADETVMASEQSHEQIQVASGEIADVLASLNEIANAADSAANGITEVARATDSQATNIEEVTTTIQVAQDHARSAEEATNDITDATTAQTIALDDLANQVDELVGGDAAAVDELENLGQPHAATDGGEDGRDSASGTSSESTDSLGGFEFDQKQ, from the coding sequence ATGGGCCTGCTTTCGCGAATCGCGGCGCTGGTCCCGGGGGCCAGGGCTCGGGCACGTGCTGATGGGGGCGTACAGACTGACGAGCGTTCGACGGTTACTGCTGCCGCACAGGAACTTCGTCTCGACGGCCTTCTCGATGGGGTCGGAACACCGGTATTCGTTCTCGACGCGGACCACAGAGTTATCGCGTGGAACGCACCAATCACCGAACTGACGGGCGCGTCAGCGGACGAGGCGCTCGGGTCGGAACACGTGAGCGAGATGTTCTACCCAGACGGCCGTCGGGCGAAGACACTCGCAGACAAGGTGCTCGAAGCGCCACAGAACGCCGACGAAGAGTTCGGCTTGTCGTTTGCTGACCGGTCGGAACTCCTCTACCACGACACGAGTACGATGGTCGACCACCACGGCGACGAACGCCACATCTCCTTCACGGCGAAACCGCTCTTCGAAGGCGACGAACTCGTCGGTGTCGTCGAGACGGTCCACGACCGGACCGACGTGGTGAACCGAGGGAAAGCGTCACTCGCACTCGTCGAGGAAGTATCCGAGACGATGCAGCACATCACTGACGGTAACCTCGCTGCGCGTGCGACGTTCACAGACGAGAAGGGCGCTCTCGACGAGGAAGTGCTCCTCGTCGTCGAGAACCTCAATCAGATGGCGGCGCGTTTCGAACGTCTCGCGAACGAAGTCGACGGCACGACGGCGGACTTGGGCAGTGCGATTCAAAACGCTGCGCGTGCTGCGACCGACATCGAATCGCAGGTCACAGAACAGGCAGACCTCCTCGCGAAGGGGTCCGAAGAGATGCAAGACCTCTCGGCCAGCATGGAAGAGATTGCGGCCACGTCCGACGAAGTCGCATCGGCGGCCGACCAGGCACGGGCCGCCGCGGAGAACGGACGTGAGGCCGGACAGAGCATCCGAACTGCGACTGACCAGGTCATCGAAATCTCCGACGAGTTGCTCGACAGCGTGATGGAACTTCAACAACGGATGGGCGCTATCGAAGAAGTCGTCGAAGTCATCGCGGAAGTCGCAGACCGGACGAACCTGCTGGCACTCAACGCGAACATCGAGGCGGCGCGGGCAGGCGAGGCGGGCGAAGGCTTCTCTGTCGTCGCCAACGAGGTCAAACAACTCGCCAATCAGACCCACGAACACACCGAAGAGATTGCCGACAGCATCGACGAGATTCAAGAACAGGCCGATGAGACGGTGATGGCGTCCGAACAATCGCACGAACAGATTCAGGTCGCCTCCGGCGAGATTGCCGACGTCCTCGCGTCACTGAACGAAATCGCCAACGCGGCAGATTCGGCCGCAAACGGCATCACGGAAGTCGCACGCGCGACTGACTCACAGGCGACGAACATCGAAGAGGTCACCACCACGATTCAGGTCGCACAGGACCACGCGCGTTCCGCCGAGGAAGCGACGAACGACATCACCGACGCGACGACTGCACAGACGATTGCCCTCGACGACTTGGCGAATCAGGTCGACGAACTCGTCGGCGGCGACGCGGCGGCAGTCGACGAACTGGAGAATCTCGGCCAACCCCACGCAGCGACCGACGGCGGCGAAGACGGACGCGACTCTGCGTCCGGCACGTCGTCCGAGAGCACCGATTCACTCGGCGGATTCGAGTTCGACCAAAAGCAGTAA
- a CDS encoding methyl-accepting chemotaxis protein, protein MSSPLSRLIGSLERLLPNVIRRRYAAKFGVALLAIVLVMSAVGVFIHFDTKAAVESTTEEEIRGIAESEARSVADWTESKQSSATFLAESLGEQPLTTSAAAHERWLEQKLIELPGDVRSLHYVDADSRSVVASTSDDASGQSLDNIDAPWTDRAAELAQSASATTSAPYETGGEPVVAFVAPVAETNGFIVLTASAEARSHEFSSPFATGDVKVVTADGTILLDNRKSSLLDTYAALDGSSVSAIEHGLDGHSGYDVVSARTGMESGQYAMAYAPITGTDWVLTYHVPAERAFALQSQVSQNVGILLAFAIGSLFLVGLTMGRGTARSLAVVAKNADEIASGEVDGDVPQTTRIDEMGRLYDSFAAMQSYLTTVAGQAEALAEKNFDDPVLDEEVPGSFGEAMGRTHDDLEALISELESKAEEFSDIMSEAADGDLTGRMSEDADNEAMNEMAQSFNDMADQLESTIAEVASFAETVAAASEEVTASAQEIERASRQVSESTQVMAEGAHEQQERIHQTTDETSNLSATIEEVASSASELEQTATHTLEASEDGRDAAANAIDTIERVESQTERTVQRIEALESDMEQIGDIVELITDIADQTNILALNANIEAARAGEAGEGFAVVANEVKQLAGETKESAEEIAATIDGVQAKSEASVEEMRETRDAVETGVDAVGDAHDSLDTIVENVRETNAGVDEISRTTDEQAASTEEVASMMDQAADISEDTAERAESVAAATEEQTASLGEVSSGADRLASQSERLMALVDSFTVDASVSDADFDQFDGDDQTSETVPRVADAPATDGGTDDDADGQ, encoded by the coding sequence ATGAGCTCGCCGCTCTCGCGGCTGATTGGGTCGCTCGAACGACTCCTTCCGAACGTGATTCGCCGGCGGTACGCGGCGAAGTTCGGTGTGGCCCTTCTCGCCATCGTCCTCGTCATGTCTGCGGTGGGCGTGTTCATCCACTTCGACACCAAGGCGGCCGTCGAATCGACGACCGAAGAAGAGATTCGGGGAATCGCGGAGTCGGAAGCCCGTTCCGTCGCCGACTGGACGGAATCGAAGCAATCGTCGGCGACGTTCCTCGCGGAGTCGCTCGGTGAACAACCGCTGACCACCTCTGCGGCGGCACACGAGCGGTGGCTAGAACAGAAACTCATCGAACTGCCCGGCGACGTTCGGTCGCTCCACTACGTCGATGCCGACTCGCGGTCTGTCGTCGCCAGTACGTCGGACGACGCGAGTGGCCAATCGCTCGACAACATCGACGCACCGTGGACGGACCGCGCTGCCGAACTCGCGCAGTCCGCGTCGGCAACCACGTCGGCACCGTACGAGACAGGCGGCGAACCCGTCGTCGCGTTCGTCGCACCCGTCGCGGAGACGAACGGGTTCATCGTCCTGACCGCCTCGGCCGAAGCGCGGTCACACGAGTTCTCTTCCCCGTTCGCAACGGGTGACGTGAAAGTCGTCACCGCGGACGGGACCATCCTCCTCGACAACCGAAAGTCGTCGCTCCTCGACACGTACGCGGCGCTCGATGGGTCGAGCGTCTCCGCCATCGAACACGGTCTCGACGGACACAGCGGCTACGACGTCGTCTCAGCCCGCACGGGCATGGAATCGGGGCAGTACGCGATGGCGTACGCGCCAATCACGGGCACCGACTGGGTGCTCACGTACCACGTCCCGGCAGAGCGCGCCTTCGCACTGCAATCGCAGGTCTCACAGAACGTCGGCATCCTGCTGGCGTTCGCTATCGGGTCGTTGTTCCTCGTCGGCCTGACGATGGGCCGAGGGACTGCCCGGTCACTCGCCGTCGTGGCGAAGAACGCCGACGAAATCGCCAGCGGGGAAGTCGATGGCGACGTGCCACAGACCACGCGCATCGACGAGATGGGCAGACTCTACGACTCGTTCGCCGCGATGCAGTCGTATCTGACGACGGTCGCAGGACAAGCAGAGGCCCTCGCGGAGAAGAACTTCGACGACCCGGTCCTCGACGAGGAAGTTCCCGGGTCGTTCGGTGAAGCCATGGGCCGTACGCACGACGACCTCGAAGCGCTCATCTCGGAACTCGAATCGAAAGCCGAGGAGTTCAGCGACATCATGTCGGAGGCCGCAGACGGCGACCTGACCGGTCGGATGTCCGAAGATGCCGACAACGAGGCGATGAACGAGATGGCGCAGTCGTTCAACGACATGGCCGACCAACTCGAATCGACCATCGCCGAAGTCGCGTCCTTCGCCGAGACGGTCGCCGCAGCGTCCGAAGAGGTCACCGCGAGCGCACAGGAGATAGAACGCGCAAGCAGACAGGTCAGCGAGTCCACGCAGGTCATGGCCGAGGGTGCCCACGAACAGCAAGAGCGCATCCATCAGACCACCGACGAGACGAGCAACCTCTCTGCGACTATCGAGGAGGTTGCGTCGTCCGCGAGCGAACTCGAACAGACCGCGACGCACACCCTCGAAGCGAGCGAAGACGGTCGAGACGCCGCGGCGAACGCCATCGACACCATCGAACGAGTCGAGTCACAGACCGAGCGTACGGTCCAGCGCATCGAAGCACTCGAATCCGACATGGAGCAGATTGGTGACATCGTCGAACTCATCACCGACATCGCCGACCAGACCAACATCCTCGCGCTCAACGCGAACATCGAGGCGGCGCGGGCAGGCGAGGCGGGTGAAGGCTTCGCCGTCGTCGCCAACGAGGTCAAGCAACTCGCCGGTGAGACCAAAGAGTCCGCCGAAGAGATTGCGGCGACCATCGACGGTGTGCAAGCGAAGTCCGAGGCGTCCGTCGAAGAGATGCGTGAGACGAGAGACGCCGTCGAAACCGGTGTCGACGCCGTCGGAGACGCCCACGACTCGCTCGACACCATCGTCGAGAACGTCCGCGAGACGAACGCCGGCGTCGACGAAATCAGCCGAACGACCGACGAACAGGCGGCGTCGACCGAAGAAGTCGCGTCGATGATGGACCAGGCCGCCGACATCAGCGAAGACACGGCAGAGCGTGCGGAGTCCGTCGCCGCCGCGACGGAAGAACAGACCGCTTCGCTCGGTGAAGTTTCGAGCGGTGCAGACCGTCTCGCCTCGCAGTCCGAACGGTTGATGGCGCTCGTCGACTCGTTCACCGTCGACGCCAGCGTCTCGGACGCCGACTTCGACCAGTTCGACGGCGACGACCAGACCAGCGAAACTGTGCCCCGCGTCGCCGACGCGCCCGCGACCGACGGTGGTACGGACGACGACGCCGACGGACAGTAA
- a CDS encoding ABC transporter substrate-binding protein produces MTLSYNRRGFLRAAGGAAALGSLSGCVGTLDTERAEPVRFGAILPLSGALEQVGSHGKRAVEQAVADVNEAGGILGRPVELTALDSEASPDVALDRYQTLVDEGVVGFVGGLVSDASLALAPEAAADGIMEVSPASTNPQLTDAGRKNGRKFFGRTVPSDILQAIAMAKILDSLQYADADSVSLLAVDNAFGSDLAAEIEANLDATVVSNVGYDPSADSFDGVLDEVFAGSPDAVGFVSVPGQEHGILDAYAASDYHTPWVFSAGMFGSEIPSHYEGFYSASLSSVQTKGYFRLSRRLSDIAPLAPYAANAYDALFLMATAAEHAGEASGPAIADSIQSVSGGSGHTVGVGEFDRVRSLVDAGRNVNYQGAASAVDLTDSLEPLSSYIVEHVNNGRIEQLELLQRQFFQNGGGQ; encoded by the coding sequence GTGACTCTCTCGTATAACCGACGAGGGTTCCTTCGCGCGGCAGGTGGTGCCGCGGCACTCGGGTCGTTGTCCGGGTGCGTTGGAACGCTCGACACTGAACGTGCAGAACCCGTCCGCTTCGGAGCGATTCTCCCGTTGAGTGGTGCACTGGAGCAGGTTGGCTCCCACGGGAAACGCGCTGTCGAACAAGCGGTCGCCGACGTCAACGAGGCCGGTGGCATTCTCGGCCGACCGGTCGAACTGACCGCACTCGACAGCGAAGCGAGTCCCGACGTGGCACTCGACCGGTACCAGACGCTCGTCGACGAGGGTGTCGTCGGATTCGTCGGCGGACTCGTCAGCGACGCCTCACTCGCACTCGCCCCCGAGGCGGCGGCGGACGGAATCATGGAAGTCAGTCCGGCGAGTACGAACCCGCAACTCACCGACGCCGGCCGGAAGAACGGCCGGAAGTTCTTCGGCCGGACCGTCCCCAGCGACATCCTGCAGGCCATCGCGATGGCGAAGATTCTCGACTCGTTGCAGTACGCCGACGCCGATTCGGTCTCGCTCCTCGCCGTCGACAACGCGTTCGGCTCCGACCTCGCCGCCGAAATCGAGGCGAACCTCGACGCAACCGTCGTCTCGAATGTCGGCTACGACCCTTCCGCGGACTCCTTCGACGGTGTCCTCGACGAGGTGTTCGCCGGGTCGCCGGACGCGGTTGGGTTCGTCAGCGTCCCCGGACAGGAACACGGTATTCTCGACGCGTACGCCGCCTCCGACTACCACACGCCGTGGGTGTTCTCGGCCGGAATGTTCGGAAGTGAGATTCCCTCGCACTACGAGGGATTCTACAGCGCGTCGCTCTCGTCCGTCCAGACCAAGGGGTACTTCCGACTCTCCCGGCGACTCTCCGATATCGCGCCGCTCGCACCCTACGCGGCGAACGCCTACGACGCACTCTTCCTCATGGCGACGGCCGCAGAACACGCTGGTGAGGCCAGCGGTCCCGCCATCGCCGACTCGATTCAGTCTGTCTCCGGTGGTTCCGGACACACAGTGGGTGTCGGTGAGTTCGACCGCGTTCGGTCGCTTGTGGACGCTGGTCGCAACGTGAACTACCAGGGTGCCGCGAGCGCTGTCGACCTGACCGACTCGCTCGAACCGCTGAGTTCGTACATCGTCGAACACGTCAATAACGGCCGCATCGAGCAGTTAGAACTCTTGCAGCGTCAGTTCTTCCAGAACGGAGGTGGCCAATGA
- the mutS gene encoding DNA mismatch repair protein MutS has translation MTTQGIVGQFLSLKEETDADLLAMQCGDFYEFFAEDAETVGRELDLKVSQKSSHGSSYPMAGVPLNDLTPYLKALVEHGYRVAVADQYETESGDLRRRITRVVTPGTLLETSRSDAQFLAAVVTGSDGIGLAFADITTGQFLVTEAATVDDAAAELYRFAPVEVLPGPDLRSDDETLARLREATDASFSLFSTESFAPGRARHAVREQFGESTVDSVGLDSELATRAAGGILAYVEETGAGVLRSMTRLRVYHPSDMLELDATTQRNLELTETMHGDRSGSLFDTIDHTVTSPGGRLLREWLTRPRRDQRELSRRLDAVESLASAALARERVREVLDGAYDLERLASRSASGTAGANDLLSVRDTLEILPALTDAIEGTELADTPLADVVARPDRDAAAALHEELADALADDPPKTVTQGGLFQKGYDDELDDLIERHESVKSWLDTLADREKRQHGLSHVTVDRNKTDGYYIQVGKSVADQVPDHYRQIKTLKNSKRFVTDEVEEKEREILRLEEARGDLEYDLFQDLRERVAQHAELLQDVGRALAEVDALASLATHAAGNGWTRPELTEAGPLHIEAGRHPVVETTTEFVPNDLHMDRDRGFLIVTGPNMSGKSTYMRQAALITLLAQVGSFVPAQSATIGVVDGIYTRVGALDELAQGRSTFMVEMQELSNILHSATEDSLVILDEVGRGTATYDGISIAWAATEYLHNEVRAKTLFATHYHELTSLADHLDRVANVHVAADERDGDVTFLRTVVDGPTDRSYGIHVADLAGVPRPVVDRATDVLDRLRDEKAIEAKGSGSSEPVQAVFDFGSGEMNVANGGGSGGGSPANGTAQNGEVDAAAKSTAASEPALDPEMEAVLDELKSTDVNATSPIDLMAKVQAWQSKLEGDE, from the coding sequence ATGACTACTCAGGGAATCGTCGGACAGTTCCTCTCGTTGAAAGAGGAGACCGACGCCGACCTGCTCGCCATGCAGTGTGGTGACTTCTACGAGTTCTTCGCCGAAGACGCCGAAACCGTCGGACGCGAACTCGACCTCAAGGTGTCTCAGAAGTCGTCGCACGGGTCGTCGTACCCGATGGCGGGCGTCCCGTTGAACGACCTGACGCCCTACCTCAAGGCGCTGGTCGAACACGGGTATCGGGTCGCCGTCGCCGACCAGTACGAGACGGAGTCGGGTGACCTCCGCCGGCGTATCACGCGCGTCGTCACGCCGGGCACCCTCCTCGAAACGTCGCGGTCCGACGCACAGTTCCTCGCCGCCGTCGTGACCGGAAGCGACGGTATCGGCCTCGCGTTCGCAGACATCACGACCGGCCAGTTCCTCGTCACCGAGGCTGCAACCGTGGACGACGCCGCCGCCGAACTCTACCGCTTCGCACCGGTCGAGGTTCTCCCCGGACCCGACCTCCGTTCTGACGACGAGACGCTCGCACGACTCCGCGAGGCCACGGACGCGTCGTTCTCTCTGTTCTCTACGGAGTCGTTCGCACCGGGGCGCGCCCGCCACGCTGTCCGCGAGCAGTTTGGTGAATCCACCGTCGACAGCGTCGGTCTGGACTCCGAACTGGCGACCCGCGCGGCGGGCGGGATATTGGCCTACGTCGAAGAGACGGGCGCTGGTGTCCTTCGGTCCATGACGCGACTCCGCGTCTACCACCCGAGCGACATGCTCGAACTCGACGCGACCACTCAGCGGAACCTCGAACTCACGGAGACGATGCACGGCGACCGCTCGGGGTCGCTGTTCGACACTATCGACCACACCGTGACCTCACCCGGTGGCCGTCTCCTCCGCGAGTGGTTGACACGCCCGCGGCGCGACCAGCGTGAACTCTCGCGCCGACTCGACGCCGTCGAGTCGCTGGCATCCGCTGCCCTCGCCCGCGAACGTGTCCGTGAGGTACTCGACGGTGCGTACGACCTCGAACGACTCGCCTCCCGAAGCGCGTCGGGAACTGCCGGCGCGAACGACCTCCTCTCCGTCCGCGACACGCTCGAAATCCTCCCGGCCCTCACCGACGCTATCGAGGGGACCGAACTGGCAGACACGCCACTCGCAGACGTCGTGGCCCGCCCCGACAGAGATGCGGCGGCGGCCCTCCACGAAGAACTGGCCGACGCACTCGCCGACGACCCGCCGAAGACGGTCACGCAAGGCGGCCTCTTCCAGAAAGGCTACGACGACGAACTGGATGACCTCATCGAACGCCACGAGTCGGTGAAATCGTGGCTCGATACGCTCGCCGACCGCGAGAAGCGTCAGCACGGCCTCTCGCACGTCACGGTCGACCGCAACAAGACCGACGGGTACTACATTCAAGTCGGCAAGTCCGTCGCCGACCAGGTTCCCGACCACTACCGACAGATTAAGACGCTCAAGAACTCCAAGCGGTTCGTCACCGACGAAGTGGAGGAAAAAGAACGCGAGATTCTCCGCCTCGAAGAGGCCCGCGGTGACCTCGAATACGACCTGTTTCAGGACCTTCGCGAACGCGTCGCCCAGCACGCCGAACTCCTCCAAGACGTGGGCCGTGCTCTCGCCGAAGTCGACGCACTGGCGTCGCTCGCGACCCATGCCGCCGGAAACGGGTGGACGAGACCGGAACTCACCGAAGCGGGGCCGCTTCACATCGAGGCGGGACGCCACCCCGTCGTCGAGACGACCACCGAGTTCGTCCCGAACGACCTGCACATGGACCGCGACCGGGGATTCCTCATCGTCACCGGGCCGAACATGTCCGGGAAGTCGACCTACATGCGACAGGCGGCGCTCATCACGCTCCTCGCGCAAGTCGGGAGTTTCGTCCCCGCTCAGTCGGCCACTATCGGCGTCGTAGACGGCATCTACACGCGCGTCGGCGCGCTGGACGAACTCGCACAGGGGCGGTCGACGTTCATGGTCGAGATGCAGGAACTCTCGAACATCCTCCACTCGGCGACCGAAGATTCGCTCGTCATCCTCGACGAGGTGGGCCGCGGGACTGCCACCTACGACGGTATCTCCATCGCGTGGGCAGCCACCGAATACCTCCACAACGAGGTCCGGGCGAAGACGCTCTTTGCGACACACTACCACGAACTCACGAGTCTCGCCGACCACCTCGACCGGGTGGCGAACGTCCACGTCGCCGCCGACGAACGAGACGGCGACGTGACGTTCCTCCGGACTGTCGTCGATGGGCCGACCGACCGAAGCTACGGGATTCACGTCGCCGACCTCGCCGGCGTGCCGCGACCCGTCGTAGACCGAGCGACGGACGTGCTCGACCGCCTCCGCGACGAGAAGGCTATCGAGGCCAAAGGCTCCGGGTCGTCCGAACCCGTCCAAGCGGTCTTCGACTTCGGGAGCGGAGAGATGAACGTCGCGAACGGCGGTGGCAGCGGTGGCGGGAGTCCCGCGAACGGCACGGCCCAGAACGGGGAAGTCGATGCCGCGGCCAAATCGACCGCCGCATCTGAACCCGCCCTCGACCCGGAGATGGAGGCCGTCCTCGACGAACTGAAATCGACCGACGTGAACGCCACCTCACCGATAGACCTGATGGCGAAGGTACAGGCGTGGCAGTCGAAACTGGAGGGTGACGAATGA
- the mutL gene encoding DNA mismatch repair endonuclease MutL — MTSIQQLDAKTIDRIAAGEVVERPASVVKELVENSLDADATRVSVAVDSGGVDGIRIRDDGVGMTEEELELCVREHTTSKISDIEDLEAGIGTLGFRGEALHTIGAVSRMTIRSKPRGGDVGTELRYEGGEVESVRPAGCPEGTVVEVDDLFYNTPARRKFLKTTATEFDHVNTVVTHYALANPDIAVSLEHDDREVFATEGRGDLQSTVLSVYGREVAESMVPVEHDAPGVSVSGLVSHPETTRSTRDYLSTFVNDRYVTDRVLREAVLDAYGGQLDADRYPFAVLFVDVAPDAVDVNVHPRKMEVRWDEEAQVKRDVTEAVEDALLNHGLVRSSAPRGLSKADETPVAPGDVGDDDAETDPHDVRETVDADADDGGSSAHDRPTAREVQSAREDRHVTADSTESSASPSADTSSTPESSPSSSQSTPPTPPREYDLAPGPETTEQSSFDTEPTGSSGSASEASADGASSQSDSSSPPAGDASRGQPRRITAPTTQRDLSGEEASLTPEFESLPSMRILGQLLDTYIVAETSEELVLVDQHAADERVNYERLKGEVEGDTPTQALAEPVELELTAREAALFEEYSDALAQVGFHAGRTDDRTVTVRTVPAVFDAALDPGLVRDALTAFVREEADGGQQTVDAVADDLLADLACYPSITGNTSLREGSVLDLLSALDACDNPYACPHGRPVVIEFDREEIEARFERDYPGHGGRRAED; from the coding sequence ATGACGAGCATCCAGCAACTCGACGCGAAGACAATCGACCGCATCGCCGCCGGCGAGGTGGTCGAACGGCCCGCATCGGTCGTGAAGGAACTCGTCGAGAACAGCCTCGACGCGGACGCGACACGCGTCTCCGTCGCTGTCGACTCCGGCGGCGTCGACGGCATCCGCATCCGCGACGACGGCGTCGGGATGACCGAGGAAGAACTCGAACTCTGCGTCCGAGAACACACGACGAGCAAGATATCGGACATCGAGGACCTCGAAGCGGGTATCGGAACGCTCGGTTTCCGTGGGGAGGCACTCCACACCATCGGGGCCGTCTCGCGGATGACCATCCGGTCGAAACCCCGCGGCGGCGACGTGGGGACCGAACTGCGATACGAAGGCGGCGAGGTGGAGTCAGTTCGCCCCGCAGGATGCCCCGAGGGAACCGTCGTCGAAGTCGACGACCTCTTCTACAACACCCCCGCCCGACGGAAGTTCCTCAAGACGACGGCGACGGAGTTCGACCACGTCAACACCGTCGTCACGCACTACGCCCTCGCCAACCCGGACATCGCCGTCTCGCTGGAACACGACGACAGGGAGGTGTTCGCAACCGAGGGCCGCGGCGACCTGCAATCGACTGTCCTCTCGGTGTACGGCCGGGAAGTCGCCGAGTCGATGGTTCCAGTCGAACACGACGCGCCCGGCGTCTCCGTCAGTGGCCTCGTCAGTCACCCCGAGACGACGCGAAGCACCCGCGACTACCTCTCGACGTTCGTCAACGACCGCTACGTCACCGACCGCGTCCTCCGAGAGGCCGTCCTCGACGCCTACGGCGGCCAACTCGACGCAGACCGCTACCCGTTCGCCGTCCTCTTCGTGGACGTTGCGCCCGACGCCGTCGACGTGAACGTCCACCCGCGGAAGATGGAAGTCCGGTGGGACGAGGAGGCGCAGGTCAAACGCGACGTGACGGAAGCGGTCGAAGACGCACTATTGAACCACGGACTCGTCCGTTCGTCCGCGCCGCGCGGTCTGTCGAAAGCGGACGAGACGCCCGTCGCACCCGGTGACGTCGGCGACGACGACGCGGAGACCGACCCACACGACGTTCGTGAGACGGTCGACGCAGATGCTGACGACGGCGGTTCGAGTGCTCACGACCGACCGACGGCCCGAGAGGTTCAGTCGGCGCGCGAAGACAGGCACGTCACCGCAGACTCCACCGAGTCGTCCGCGTCGCCCTCGGCAGATACGTCTTCGACTCCCGAATCGTCGCCATCGTCGTCGCAGTCGACGCCGCCGACACCGCCGCGTGAGTACGACCTCGCGCCAGGGCCAGAGACGACGGAGCAGTCGTCGTTCGACACCGAACCGACTGGTTCGTCAGGGTCGGCGTCGGAAGCGTCCGCAGATGGCGCCAGTTCGCAGTCGGACTCGTCGTCACCACCCGCTGGCGATGCCTCTCGGGGGCAACCGAGACGCATCACCGCACCCACGACGCAGCGTGACCTCTCGGGTGAGGAAGCGTCGCTCACGCCCGAGTTCGAGTCGCTGCCGTCGATGCGAATCCTCGGCCAACTGCTCGACACCTACATCGTCGCCGAGACGAGCGAGGAACTCGTCCTCGTCGACCAACACGCCGCCGACGAACGGGTGAACTACGAGCGCCTGAAGGGCGAAGTCGAAGGCGACACGCCGACGCAGGCACTCGCGGAACCCGTCGAACTCGAACTGACGGCGCGAGAGGCCGCCCTGTTCGAAGAGTACAGCGACGCGCTGGCACAGGTCGGGTTCCACGCTGGGCGGACAGACGACCGAACCGTCACGGTTCGGACCGTCCCCGCCGTCTTCGACGCTGCTCTCGACCCCGGACTCGTCCGCGACGCGTTGACCGCGTTCGTCCGTGAGGAGGCCGACGGCGGTCAGCAGACGGTCGACGCCGTCGCCGACGACTTGCTCGCCGACCTCGCGTGCTACCCGTCTATCACCGGGAACACCTCACTCCGCGAGGGGTCGGTCCTCGACTTGCTCTCGGCGCTCGACGCCTGCGACAACCCGTACGCCTGCCCGCACGGCCGACCCGTCGTCATCGAGTTCGACCGCGAGGAAATCGAGGCACGCTTCGAACGCGACTACCCCGGTCACGGTGGCCGGCGCGCAGAGGATTGA